The nucleotide sequence tagatatgtctgtgtatatataataaataaatatatatatatatatatatatatatatatatatatatatatatatatatatatgtgtgtgtaaatatatacatcatatatatacatatttatgtatgtatataatggcATTTTTGTCTGGTTCCTCATGGACTTtgtaaattatggaaaaaaaaaaaaaacaattcatgaAGAGATTTTTCTCTCCCCGCAATCCGCTCTAATTCATTTTCCTCTCAACAGGTGGCGCTGGTGGGCCTCGTGTCCCTCGGCTACTTCTGTTTGGGCACGACGCTAACCTGGCCCTCTCCGGCCCTGTCGGACATCGACGTCAACAATGCCACTCTTCTGGGGACGGAGATCTCGTTCTCTTCAGCTGAGAAGGATATGACAGGTGAATCCTAAAGACCTGTAAGACCTTTCACAGATAAGATGCGTTCGCTTGAAAAGTCATAATATTTAGAGATAACCTGCGTCCACTTGACAGGTCACATTATTTAGAGATAAGTTGCGTCCTCTTGACAGGTCATATAATTTAGAGATAAGTTGCGTCCACTCGACAAGTCACATTATCTAGAGATGAGCTGCGTCCACTTGACAGGTCAAGTATTTAGAGATAAACTGCGTCCACTTGACAGGTCACATTATTTAGAGATAACTTGCGTCCACTTGACAGGTCACATTATTTAGAGATGTTTTATTCCCTTGACAGGTCATAATATTTAGAGATAAGTTGCATCAACTTGACGGGTCAAATTTATTTAGAGATAAGTTGCGTCAACTTGACAGGTCATATTATTTAGAGATAAGACAGTTCATATTATTTAGAGATCAGCTGCGTCCCCTTAACAGGTCTTATTATTTAGAGATAAGTTGCGTCCACTTGAGAGGTCACATTATTTAGAGATAAGATACGTCCTCTTGACAGGTCACATTATTTAAAGTTGCGTCCACTTGACAGGTCACATTATTCAGAGATAAGCTGCTTCCACCTGAGAGGTCACATTATTTAGAGATAAGACAGGTCATATTGTTTAGAGATAAGTTGCATCCACTTGACAGGTCACATTATTGAGAGATGAGCTGCGTTCATTTGACAGGTCGTATTATTTAGAGATAATTTGCGTCCACTTGACAAGTTACATTATTTTGAGATTAGCTGCGGGAGTGCGTCCACTTGACAGGTCACATTATTTAGAGATAAGCTGCGTCCGTTTGACAGGTCACATTATTTTGAGGTAAGTCGCGTCCACTTGACAGGTCGTATTGTTTAGATAAGTTGCGTCCACTTGACAGGTCACATTATTGAGAGATGAGCTGCGTTCATTTGACAGGTCATATTGTTTAGAGGTAATTTGCGTCCACTTGACAGGTCATAAAATTTGGAGATACACTGCGTCCACTTGACAGGTCACATTATTTAGAGATAAGCTGCATCTACTTGACAGGTCACATTATTTAGAGATAAGCTGCGTCCACCTGACAGGTCATAAAATTGTGGGATAAGCTGCATCCACTTAACAGGTCATAAAATCTAGAAATAAGCTGCGTCCACTTGACAGGTCATAAAATCTAGAAATAACCTGCGTCCACTTGACAGGTCACATTGTTTAGAGATAAGCTGCGTCCACTTGACAGGTCACATTATTTAGAGATAAGCTGCGTCCACTTGACAGGTCATAAAATTTATAGATTAACTGCGTCCACTTCACAGGTCACATTATTTAGAGGTAAGCTGCGTCCACTTGAAAAGTCACATTATTTAGAGATAAGCTGCGTCCACATGACAGGTCATAAAATTTAGAGATTAACTGCGTCCACTTGACAGGTCATATTATTTAGAGATAAGTTGCGTCCACTTGAAAAGTCACATTATTTAGAGATAAGATGTGTCCTCTTGACAGGTCATATAATTTCAAATAGTCAGGGACTCATGATAtggctttttcattttctgtcttggCCAACTATTGATGTTGTTTGTCATATGGAAGACAAATAAGAAGAAACTcgcaaaattatatttactacAAAGAATCTAAACTGAACTACCCTTTAATTCTAAGAAGCTCTGATGTTTTAACATGAACCAATATATCCCAgctttacagtaaatattttttcttttttttaattcaatgttTCTGATcttttcttaaataattatatgGCCTTAGCATATAGTtaaatatacacttacatatccgttatacacatataagtatacagatgtatatatgtttacatatatatatatatatatatatatatatatatatatgtatgcatatacaaatatgtatatattacatatatccaTAAACACAATTTGAAAGCCAAAAGAtacactgacagacagagagagagaggcctccatACGCCAGGATAGATTACCATTATGAAGCCGACATAAGAACAAAGGAAGAGGCACACGAACCACACCTCCAGTTTCATTACTCTGCAAGATCGAGATGGAAGAGGCAGCAAGAAGAGGCGAAAGCAAAAACACACAATAAACAGGATCTCAGAGCCGCACTCACGTGTGGCTCCGCGTGGCTCATTCTCTAGGCCGCACGGGGTGAGAGAGTTGGATGACAGCTTTTGAGACCTTACCCACCCCCCCATCCCccaaggaaaaaaggggggagggttGTGTTAAGGGGCAGCGTTGGTTTGGTCAAAAGCAAGACAATAATAACTTCACGCGTTGCACTAGTATCTTAGTTCCTTGAATCAGGAGTGCGGTTGAATCTGGTTAAAATTGTTCTCATAATTTTCAGACTCGAAAATTCAGAATACTGGACCGTTCACGCACAGAGAGACAGCTAAAATGTTCTGAAAGTTTATAGACTTGAAAATTCAGACTACTGGACCGTTTATGCTCATTGAGTTAAACTGTTCTCAAAACTTTCAGACTCGAAAATCAGAATGCTGGACCTTTCATGCACAGAGAGTTAAACTGTTCTCATAATTTTCAGCCTCGAAAATTCCGAATACTGGACTGTTCATGCACAGAGAGATAGTAATAAATGTTCTGACAGTTTATAGACTTGAAATTTCAGAATACTGGACCGTTCATGCACATTGAGTTAAACTGTTCTCAAAATTTTCAGACTCGAAAATTCAGAATACTGGACTGTTTCATGCACAGAGACAGTAATAAATGTTCTGACAGTTTATAGACTCGAAAATTCAAATACTGGACCGTTCATGCTCATTGAGTAAACTGTTCTCAAAATTTTCAGACTCGAAAATCAGAATGCTGGACCGTTCATGAACAGAGAGTTAAACTGTTCTCAAAATTTTCAGACTCGAAAATTCAGAATCCTGGGCCGTTCACGCACAGAGAGACACTTAAAATGTTCAGATTGTTTATAGACTTGAAAATTCAGAAGACCGGACCGTTCATGCACAGACAGACAGGGTCTGTTGACTCTAGTTAAACTGCTCTAATGATTCACAGACTTAAAAATTCAGAAGGCTGGACCGTTCATGCACAGAAAGACATTCCTTGCCCTGGTTGCTCCGGTTCCAGAAATTAGATTGACCTGTATTGTGATTAAGGTGAAGAGCGAATGACCTAGGGCACACGTGACAGGTAGAATTTAGGTAGTTCTAGATGCATTCCAGAATTAGTTTGCTCTCTGTCTCACTAGCAAAGGGACTTGTATGAAGAAGTTTTTGTGTAAAAGTAAGGTCCATTTAAAACGAACACAAATATGAAACGAACTGTGGCTTCCACTTTTTCTTAAGACATGTCTGGCATAAACCCAAACCCGTGATGAATATTGAAAGTCAACATTAAATCGTATCTAATACTGAGAGGACACACTTGGTTCTATCTTTAAAGGAAGCCTGGTCTACCTGGGCACCCTGTTCGGCGCCTGGTTCTCCGGATGGATGGTCAGCTCCATCGGGCGCTACAGATCGCTGCAGATCTCCGTTATTCCATACCTTCTGGGATGGATCCTGACCGCCCTAGGGCATAATGTGGCACTAATTCTCACTGGAAGGTACGTCGTACTTTGttggttatttattttcagttttttttatgtcttcttaagttatacttttttaaagtgttttgagtctctctctgtactctttttcttttttactgttatattttctctttacgtatatttttggggttttttgGTAATTTGCAACGTCcatgagaaaacaaaaatgtcatcacgtgtatatacatatacacacacacacacacacatatatatatatatatatatatatatatatatatatatatatatatatatatatatatgtatatatatgtgtttatatatataaatatatatatatgcatatatatatatatatatatatatatatatatatatatatacatatacaagatatatgcatataaacatacttCCAAAAGACCGTTCAGAGAAGCAGGAAATTTCCGCAGCATCAACCTCTTCACATACCTGCGCAGAGCGGGCTACAAAATAGACCTACCAACCGGTTGGAAGGAGGCGTGTGCAAACGCCACTTCCTTGATtaaaccaaagcaaaaaaaaaaaaaagtatacctgcGGCGTAGTCCTCTCTTGGTAAACAAATACAGGTTTGGCAGGATCAGGCTGGCAAGCGGGTGGCCTGATGCTCATTTGTTATTTGGCCATGTCCTTGGAGACCACAAGTCTCCACTCGTGCTGAATTTCGAGAGCAACCACCTTAGGACACACTGGCAACTAGTTCTTGTTTTTGTCTGGTTGTTATTTTCCtgttgggcaaaaaaaaaaaaactgtcactcCTCGTCTTGTCTTTTGGTTTGATTGgcaaattgaactgaattgatttgaatatagaaattaggccataGGCCACGCACTGGTAtttatgaggtcatccagcgctgagagggagattgacagtaaaaggtttgaaaaggtgtaacaggaggaaatccttgcagttgcactatgaatcaattgttaggagggggtggaaagtaagatggaagaaagagaatatgaaaagaggtaaagtaaaaggaacgaaaggggttgcagctaggggccgaaaggatcCTGCAAAATACCTTAAGTAATGTCTGATCGATTGGCAAATGCTTGCAGGGGCCTTCCGAGAATGGAATTCGACTTTACcagaaacgtatttttttttattagggcaTGCACGTCTGAAACAGCAAGGAGAACTGGTCTTAAACAAGTCTTTTAGAAATGCGCACAATATGCCCCTGTTCATTATGAGTTGGCATACCAAGCAATAAACGCTTgcaaaaaagctttttccttccAAACATTGCTACCAAATCTATGGGTCCCCTATCCTTCTCTTTcctattgttgataaatataatataaagttacTTATATGCCAGACTAACAAGCTGTAATAATATTGACCTAGCCTATGTTTAATATCTTCCAGGTTCGTGATAGGATTAGCTGGAGGCGTAACTTCCATAGCCGGCTACGCCTACGTGGTGGAACTTTCCGACACCAAAATCCGCGGAATGATGGCAACGCTCCCGACCATGGGCATCGTACTCGGCAACCTATATACCGTTTCCTTCGGGTACATCGTGAAATGGCAACACCTGACGTTCGTCTGCCTGTTGCCGCTGGCGGCCTTTGCCCTCCTGACGTTCCTGCTGCCCGAATCCCCCTCGTTCCTCGTGATCAACGGCCGCAGACAGGCGGCCATAGTAATCCTGAGGAAGCTCAGAGGCGAATACGCCGACGTCGAAGGCGAAGTTGCCGAACTCGAGAGACGCAACGCCGCCGTCGCCAAGGACCAGAACGGCGGGTGGAAGGTGCTGCTGAAGAAGGAGGTTCTGAAGCGGGTTCTCGTCGTGTCCACGCTGTTCTTCATGATGCAGTTCTGCGGCAACTTCGTCCTCATGATCCACACGACGAGGATCCTGCAGGCTGCCGGGGCGCCCATCGACCCGGACGCCGTCACGGCCATCGCTGGGGCGCTCAGGGTAGCGGGGACGCTGGCGGCCATCTTCCTCCTGGATATCATCGGGCGAAGGTACTCGCTCGTCATCTCGCACGCCGTGAATGCCGGGGCTCTGGCGGTTTTGGGCGCTTACGTTTACCTGGCGGAGAATGCCGGCCCTGAGGAGCACATTTATGAGACGTGAGTACTGGAATATATCTTAGCGATCGTCTTTACCGAGAGATGCTTTATTTTTCTTCGAAATCATAAGTCGAATCAAGCgcagaaaaaaaattcctggatacagtatgcatatgtatatatttgtaaattgaaACATTTGGAATGGTCCCCCAAAACAATTCATTCAGTGAGTGTTATAATACCCAATTACATTTATTCCTAccttaatgtaaaaatttacacaAAAGATGGGCGTTTTCATTCACAGGAAGCCTTTTTTATTGATGTCATTACGTttgaatcgaaataaaaaaaagctccaTTTCACGAACATGCCTACAATTATTAAAGTTTCTGAAGCCTCCTTGTTTAATTGTCTAATCTCATTAAGGGATAGCATTGAAAAGCTAGTCATATAATCAAAACTTAATTCGAGTATTTAACACTGCATGTTCATAAAATTTGCAAAACgaaacttgacaaaaataaatcatgaataaagaGGGTCGAAAATACACCATAATATGCAGTTAACTTCTAAACCAACCGATGTTTACGAGAGCAATTCATGcaataaagaaacagtaaaatgaacgatTTTCAAAGGTCTCGATTGAAATTCTGCTATAACGTAATGGACACTTGAAACTAATTATGTAGTATTAACACAGTTGGCAGCgttttattttaaagtgttaacACTACATAATTTGTTTCAAGTGTCCATTAGGTTATAGCAGAATTTCAGTCGAGACCTTTCAAAATCGTTCATTTTACTGCTTCCTTACTGCATGAA is from Macrobrachium rosenbergii isolate ZJJX-2024 chromosome 10, ASM4041242v1, whole genome shotgun sequence and encodes:
- the LOC136842777 gene encoding facilitated trehalose transporter Tret1-like isoform X2; this encodes MTADVSELENLKGNGHVCKVNSYDEPPGERRRRLLKQVALVGLVSLGYFCLGTTLTWPSPALSDIDVNNATLLGTEISFSSAEKDMTGSLVYLGTLFGAWFSGWMVSSIGRYRSLQISVIPYLLGWILTALGHNVALILTGRFVIGLAGGVTSIAGYAYVVELSDTKIRGMMATLPTMGIVLGNLYTVSFGYIVKWQHLTFVCLLPLAAFALLTFLLPESPSFLVINGRRQAAIVILRKLRGEYADVEGEVAELERRNAAVAKDQNGGWKVLLKKEVLKRVLVVSTLFFMMQFCGNFVLMIHTTRILQAAGAPIDPDAVTAIAGALRVAGTLAAIFLLDIIGRRYSLVISHAVNAGALAVLGAYVYLAENAGPEEHIYETLSWVPTVCLTVSLFICDIGVHPVPYILSSEYFSTSIRSQASSLCISAGTIFSFLALQLYSPMQELLTQAGLYMVYAFVSVVGVAFSFYAVTETKGKHVG
- the LOC136842777 gene encoding facilitated trehalose transporter Tret1-like isoform X1 — its product is MTADVSELENLKGGNGHVCKVNSYDEPPGERRRRLLKQVALVGLVSLGYFCLGTTLTWPSPALSDIDVNNATLLGTEISFSSAEKDMTGSLVYLGTLFGAWFSGWMVSSIGRYRSLQISVIPYLLGWILTALGHNVALILTGRFVIGLAGGVTSIAGYAYVVELSDTKIRGMMATLPTMGIVLGNLYTVSFGYIVKWQHLTFVCLLPLAAFALLTFLLPESPSFLVINGRRQAAIVILRKLRGEYADVEGEVAELERRNAAVAKDQNGGWKVLLKKEVLKRVLVVSTLFFMMQFCGNFVLMIHTTRILQAAGAPIDPDAVTAIAGALRVAGTLAAIFLLDIIGRRYSLVISHAVNAGALAVLGAYVYLAENAGPEEHIYETLSWVPTVCLTVSLFICDIGVHPVPYILSSEYFSTSIRSQASSLCISAGTIFSFLALQLYSPMQELLTQAGLYMVYAFVSVVGVAFSFYAVTETKGKHVG